The Haloplanus salinarum genome includes a region encoding these proteins:
- a CDS encoding lipoate--protein ligase family protein — translation MRVLRGRAATVEADRGRTGAMLARTGATGEPAVRVWTPHRQVAFGRRDAAEPGYDRARAVARERGFEPIERRVGGRAVAHTGSTLAFARAVPVADARAGLADRYEATADRVRRALSAVGVETAAGEPPASFCPGSHSLRAGGKVVGIAQRVRTDAALVAGCVVVADREELASVLAPVYDALGQPFDPGSVGSVAAAGGPSDPEQVRTAVERELIDGDATVRRRAV, via the coding sequence ATGCGCGTCCTGCGCGGTCGGGCGGCGACGGTCGAGGCCGACCGGGGACGAACCGGCGCGATGCTCGCGCGGACGGGAGCGACGGGCGAACCGGCCGTGCGCGTCTGGACGCCACACCGACAGGTGGCCTTCGGTCGGCGCGACGCCGCCGAACCGGGGTACGACCGCGCCCGTGCGGTCGCCCGGGAGCGGGGCTTCGAACCGATCGAGCGCCGCGTCGGCGGCCGGGCCGTCGCCCACACGGGGTCGACGCTCGCCTTCGCCCGCGCGGTGCCGGTGGCGGACGCCCGCGCCGGTCTGGCGGATCGCTACGAGGCGACGGCCGACCGGGTGCGGCGGGCGCTCTCGGCCGTCGGCGTCGAGACGGCGGCCGGGGAGCCGCCAGCGTCCTTCTGTCCCGGCAGCCACTCGCTGCGGGCGGGCGGGAAGGTGGTCGGAATCGCCCAGCGGGTGCGGACGGACGCGGCGCTGGTGGCGGGGTGTGTCGTGGTCGCGGACCGCGAGGAGTTGGCGTCGGTCCTCGCGCCGGTGTACGACGCGCTCGGCCAGCCGTTCGACCCGGGGAGCGTGGGGAGCGTGGCGGCCGCCGGCGGCCCGTCCGATCCGGAGCAGGTCCGGACGGCGGTCGAGCGGGAGCTGATCGACGGCGACGCGACCGTCCGCCGGCGGGCGGTGTGA